Proteins from a genomic interval of Rosa chinensis cultivar Old Blush chromosome 2, RchiOBHm-V2, whole genome shotgun sequence:
- the LOC112183858 gene encoding putative F-box protein At5g55150, whose product MTAPMLLFYSGRKDYWNFYDLVNKKVLNFQVNVPRKRLIGSSKGWLIFTEKNTVDKTFGVTLVNPLFRVRGREKKENSLIRLPPLTPPGWKKWYKDCERFVCKATISADPILNAHDCIVTVIHLERCTLAFIRLGKDTTWTYVNESVDNARLGCHMVEEAASLGNKFYAVNSWSEVLFFDVSTWSNSNIKLVGRGNRPDDDDDDIKRYIFEGEGNKLWMVQRYLEFGEVKRVTKKFRVFELNYQAGEWTEKNTLGDFAVFVGDNFSVCVLAAKLLGFQSNCIYFNHDRDYVGYYYEAYDFGVYNVEDQCFEEIYTESVEKLLEMSYPLPIWVMPALCF is encoded by the coding sequence ATGACAGCTCCAATGCTGTTGTTTTATTCAGGCAGAAAAGACTATTGGAATTTCTACGATCTCGTTAATAAGAAGGTTCTTAATTTCCAAGTGAATGTGCCGAGGAAGCGGCTTATTGGGTCTTCGAAAGGATGGTTAATATTTACTGAGAAGAATACTGTGGACAAAACTTTTGGAGTGACCTTAGTAAATCCACTCTTTAGAGTTAGAGggagggaaaagaaagaaaattcgcTCATTCGGCTTCCCCCACTAACTCCTCCAGGTTGGAAAAAATGGTATAAAGATTGTGAGCGTTTTGTTTGCAAGGCCACAATTTCAGCTGACCCAATATTAAATGCACACGATTGCATTGTTACGGTCATACATTTAGAAAGATGTACACTGGCTTTTATTAGATTGGGTAAGGATACAACATGGACTTATGTGAATGAAAGTGTTGATAATGCCCGTTTAGGTTGCCACATGGTTGAAGAAGCTGCTAGCTTGGGAAATAAATTTTATGCTGTGAATTCTTGGAgtgaagttttattttttgatgTTAGTACTTGGTCCAACTCAAATATAAAATTGGTTGGACGCGGCAACCGcccagatgatgatgatgatgatataaaAAGATATATTTTTGAAGGAGAGGGGAATAAATTGTGGATGGTTCAAAGGTATTTAGAGTTCGGAGAAGTTAAACGTGTGACAAAGAAATTTAGAGTTTTTGAATTGAATTATCAAGCAGGTGAGTGGACTGAGAAAAATACCTTGGGTGATTTTGCTGTATTTGTGGGTGACAACTTTTCAGTATGTGTGTTGGCTGCAAAACTTTTAGGATTTCAATCAAATTGCATATATTTTAATCATGACCGTGATTACGTGGGCTATTATTACGAAGCCTACGATTTTGGTGTTTATAACGTTGAAGATCAATGCTTCGAAGAAATCTACACTGAAAGTGTTGAGAAGCTCCTGGAGATGAGCTATCCACTACCAATTTGGGTTATGCCTGCATTGTGTTTTTAG